The DNA region TTTGAATTCCGCCGCTTTTGTTGTCAGCTTATCCTGCGCAGAATCTTTACCCTCAGCCATTCCCTGCTGCATAAACTGCTGTGCCTGGTTTTGCATCATGGATTGACCTTGGTTCTCCTGCTGAAAGAAGGATTCGGGGCCCATCTTTCCATTCACAGCCTGCTTCATCATATCCATCTGCTGAGGCTTCTCCATGCGTGGGGCCTCAATAGCTTTGGTGAATTCATCAGTCAGCTCGACGGATGACTCTTCCATCGCTGCACCTTCGGATTTTTGTTGCGCTGCTGCCGCTGCCTGTTTTGCCGCCAGTGCCGCCAATAATGCCGGAGACATGGTCTCCTTCATCTGACCTTGCAAATGCGGAGGCAATTTATCCAGAAGATTCTGTTGAGATGCTTCGGCTTGCGACGCCCCTGGAGCTGGCATGGCCGCTTCCATTGGCATTTCCGCTTCCGGCATCATGGCGCTGTCGTCCATCATCATACGTGATGCCAACGAACCACCCAGATCAGGCATTGCCATGGCATTCGCCGGCCCATCCTGTTTCATCCAGAACTTTTTATTCAGGTTATCAACCGCAGTTCCGATCTGGTTCTGCTTTTCCTGCGCTGCCGCCACTCGCATCTGCATGCTCTCTTGAGACATGCCTAAACCCGCTGCCATTTCCGGCATCGGTTTCGGAGTTTGTGGTTGTGGCATTTGCTGCAATTGAGCAAGCAAGGACGCATACATGGCCGTGGCTTGTTCTGCCTGGTCATCGTCCAAGTTCAATTGATCAATCACAGCTTGCGCTGTCACTTCTGGGGATTGTTTGAGCTGGCTGTCGTCCAGTTCGGCCATCGCTTCCACAAGTCGTGTGGGAGGGATTTCAAATTCACTCTCGAATGAGTCCATGAATTCTTTGATTGCCTGCTGTCGATTCGCCGCCCGCTTTTCTTTCCCATCGTCAGTGCTGACCTTGCGTTCTGGTTTCGAGCTGTTTTCCTGAGCTTTTTCATCCCGTGGCTCTTTCGAGTCTTTGGAATCTTTCGCTCGGGCTTCCTGCTTCGGCGATTCTTTGGTTTCTTTCGGGCTTCTCAGGCTGATTTTATCCTGCAGAGCTTTGTCGAAACCGGAATCTTTACCGGAACCCTTGAAATCTTTCTCCTGAAGTTTGTCAGAAGCTTGAGACCTCAATTCGGTCGCACCCACCATTGGGGGGCCGACTATATTTAACAAAATGATCCTCCTTCCTAGAGAATTTCTGTTACTTTACTTTTCTGATGCTGGAGCACGTTTATAACCGGCATATTTCTCAGAAATGATCTGAGCTTTTTCCGGCTTCAATAAATTCATGATATCAGCAGCATTTTTCTTTTTCATACGACCAAGTATCTCAACCACCAAATCCTCGTCCATCGTCTCAAAGACTTTGGCCGCTTGCGGGGGCTTCATATTGGTATACATCTGTACCAAGGTATCGACTTTCTGGTCGTCAGCCTTGACGCGATCCTCGAGCATGCTGGAGATCTTGCCACGCATGTCCTCGAGCTCTTTCAAACGTTTATCCAATTCAACCTTTTGCGCCTGAAGTTCGGATTCCTGACGATTCAGCTCCTCTTCACGGGCATCAAGTTCTTTTTTTCTGTCAGTCAATTTTGTCAGATGATCAATTTCACTTGTCGACAAGGAGGCCGCTTTGGCTTCCGTCGCCGCTTCCACCGGCTTTTCTTCCGCAACCGGAGCCGCAGGTGCTGGAGCGGATTGCGCCATCGCGCCACCGTTCAAAGTGATTTCCACGCGTTTAAGAACGTTGTCGATTTCCTCATGGTTCTGGAAACCCACAACCGCAAGAATCAATCCCAAGAATGAAAAACCGGCCATTTTCCAATGCACACCGGATTTCTTTTTGGATTTTTTGGGAGCAGTCATTTTCATGCGACGACGCAACTGTTGTTCAACGTCTTCAGAGGATAGATCCAAATGCAGGCGAGTCGACGCTGGATTTTTTGTGAACTTCACACTCCCGCTGTTTTCGTCGGCGACCTTGCGTGCATTTTTAAAATACTGATCGTATCCAGATTTCATCGATTTATGATTCCTTCATCCTTGAAGTTCGCAAACCCGTTTATTCAGCTGTTCTTTTAAACCGCAGAATGGCCTGCTCATCCATCTCTTTTTGATCCTGGATTTTTCGTTCGGCTTTGTATTCCTCGAACTGATTTTCCCGGGCCTTCTCCATAATTTTATAGTCTAGAGCGGCTTGTCG from Bdellovibrio sp. GT3 includes:
- a CDS encoding flagellar hook-length control protein FliK, which codes for MLNIVGPPMVGATELRSQASDKLQEKDFKGSGKDSGFDKALQDKISLRSPKETKESPKQEARAKDSKDSKEPRDEKAQENSSKPERKVSTDDGKEKRAANRQQAIKEFMDSFESEFEIPPTRLVEAMAELDDSQLKQSPEVTAQAVIDQLNLDDDQAEQATAMYASLLAQLQQMPQPQTPKPMPEMAAGLGMSQESMQMRVAAAQEKQNQIGTAVDNLNKKFWMKQDGPANAMAMPDLGGSLASRMMMDDSAMMPEAEMPMEAAMPAPGASQAEASQQNLLDKLPPHLQGQMKETMSPALLAALAAKQAAAAAQQKSEGAAMEESSVELTDEFTKAIEAPRMEKPQQMDMMKQAVNGKMGPESFFQQENQGQSMMQNQAQQFMQQGMAEGKDSAQDKLTTKAAEFKAELNGLEALQAQPIKGESLKFDPAMAAMAPKAPVNAAENEASVKQLMDQAQYLIKKGGGEVKVQMSPEGMGTIHLKVMLQDGKVNLQMQADSPEAKKSIESSLVDLKNSLAAHKLSVENVKVDVVNTTSADTATQNQNNTNGQGQRDQARQFWNQFNDSFGNQGRRESFTDMQPLRGYAGKRRDPLQPIDTASVKSAPRTTEGKGSGLNLVA
- a CDS encoding MotE family protein, which encodes MKSGYDQYFKNARKVADENSGSVKFTKNPASTRLHLDLSSEDVEQQLRRRMKMTAPKKSKKKSGVHWKMAGFSFLGLILAVVGFQNHEEIDNVLKRVEITLNGGAMAQSAPAPAAPVAEEKPVEAATEAKAASLSTSEIDHLTKLTDRKKELDAREEELNRQESELQAQKVELDKRLKELEDMRGKISSMLEDRVKADDQKVDTLVQMYTNMKPPQAAKVFETMDEDLVVEILGRMKKKNAADIMNLLKPEKAQIISEKYAGYKRAPASEK